From Bacteroides uniformis:
ACACCGAACAGCACCGTGCCGCCCGTACCGTTCAAGAAGGCACAAAGAGTTTCAATTCCACGCTCCAACTGCCCGGTAGTTTCTTTGAACTCAACTGTCCCGCCTTCGGCTCCGGCAATCAGTCCATTCAATATTTCGAGGTTATCTATTTTCATCCGTCATTGATTAATACTTGCAAAGTTAATGATTTTAATCGGCTTTCCGGCAGATAATAGAGTGATTGTAAATGAAGAAGGATAAGAAACCGTATAATCCGGCCGCTTATCCTTTGTTTGGCATTCGTTTATCTCCTCATCCGCTCCAATTCATCGTCATGTCGCATCTTCGCGTTCAGTTTGTCCTGCATCTTTTCAAGGAAGTAGGTGCGACTGTCGCTTTTCCTGCGTTTGATGTCCGTATAGAAGCGGTAGCAGTCTTTGGACTCCACACCGAAAAAGGAATAGAGGACAGGGGCAAGCTCTTTCAGCGAAGCCTTGCCGCCATTGATGCAGCCGGTGGCGTAGAGGGCATAGATTAGTTCTACCAACTCGACGGCATTACCGGTCCATTGCAGGGCTGGGACTGTGGCTTTGGTTTCGGATGTGGATGTTAGTGGTGGCACGGAGGTAATTGCAGAAGCGGATACCATCTTCTGCATCTTTCGGATGAATGATAACGCCTTGCGGATATACACAGTGACGACATTCTCCTCCGATGCCGACAAGTTCTGCGGATGGTGCTGTAATTCGATTTCGGCAAAAGCCAACGCCACAATAATATGCTTGGCATCATTGCCGCCGTAGCACAGGTTTATTACTTCCTGCACGAATCCGCCGTATGCCGTTTCCGTGCTACCGTTGTCTTTTCCGTTTATCAGGGCGAAAAACTGTGTTTCCGCCAATATGAGATGGTTCATTAT
This genomic window contains:
- a CDS encoding RteC domain-containing protein; the protein is MNHLILAETQFFALINGKDNGSTETAYGGFVQEVINLCYGGNDAKHIIVALAFAEIELQHHPQNLSASEENVVTVYIRKALSFIRKMQKMVSASAITSVPPLTSTSETKATVPALQWTGNAVELVELIYALYATGCINGGKASLKELAPVLYSFFGVESKDCYRFYTDIKRRKSDSRTYFLEKMQDKLNAKMRHDDELERMRR